Proteins found in one Elephas maximus indicus isolate mEleMax1 chromosome 11, mEleMax1 primary haplotype, whole genome shotgun sequence genomic segment:
- the GRP gene encoding gastrin-releasing peptide codes for MCGRELPLVLLALVLCPAPGGQTAPAPAGGGPVLTKMYPRGNHWAVGHLMGKKSTGEPLYVDKGGNRKQQLRERKKWEEAARTLLGLIEAKGNRSSQPPPRKPLGHRQPTWESEDSSNFKDLADFLLQVFSVKENTHS; via the exons ATGTGCGGCCGCGAGCTCCCGCTCGTCCTGCTGGCGCTGGTGCTCTGCCCCGCGCCCGGGGGACAGACGGCCCCCGCGCCGGCGGGCGGAGGCCCTGTGCTGACCAAGATGTACCCGCGCGGCAACCACTGGGCAGTGG GGCACTTGATGGGGAAAAAGAGCACAGGAGAGCCCCTGTATGTTGATAAGGGAGGGAACCGGAAGCAACAGCTGAGGGAACGTAAGAAGTGGGAAGAAGCCGCCAGGACTTTGCTGGGCCTCATAGAAGCGAAGGGGAACAGAAGCAGTCAGCCACCTCCACGCAAGCCCCTGGGCCATCGCCAGCCTACCTGGGAGTCAGAGGACAGCAGCAACTTTAAAGAT TTGGCGGACTTCCTGCTCCAGGTGTTCAGCGTGAAGGAAAACACCCACAGCTAA